The Fictibacillus arsenicus genome contains a region encoding:
- a CDS encoding PTS sugar transporter subunit IIA, producing the protein MITEKQIMLSCSACSKEDAIRLVGQRMIELGFITAEYVNEMLEREKICSTYIANGIAIPHGLNNRSASILKEGMVIAQFPEGVYYDSERAYLLFSIAGCGERHLKILSAVADFIENNEVNQKLRTVSSLTPFYRMIEYFEARAL; encoded by the coding sequence ATGATCACTGAAAAGCAGATTATGCTTTCATGCTCTGCATGTTCTAAAGAAGATGCAATACGGCTTGTCGGACAGAGAATGATAGAGTTAGGCTTTATTACTGCAGAATATGTAAATGAAATGCTTGAAAGAGAAAAAATTTGTTCCACTTATATTGCCAATGGAATTGCTATTCCACACGGACTTAATAACCGAAGCGCCTCGATCCTAAAGGAAGGAATGGTAATCGCCCAGTTTCCGGAAGGTGTTTATTATGACAGTGAAAGAGCATATCTGCTTTTTTCAATTGCTGGCTGTGGAGAACGGCACCTGAAGATTCTTTCAGCCGTGGCGGATTTCATTGAAAACAATGAAGTCAATCAAAAACTGAGGACTGTGTCCTCGCTAACTCCTTTTTATAGAATGATTGAGTATTTTGAGGCTCGCGCATTATAA
- a CDS encoding sugar phosphate isomerase/epimerase family protein codes for MKINFGISTGFAIKRWPDPKEWVSIVKNELELNMIQFSFDQFDPRGRSESVKRYCFLVRNECEKYSIKIHSTFTGLSIYSHNLLYHPLLEGRLDGMDWFEKAFKMTKELGVTATGGPFGGMDIKSFEDIQKRDSAEKAAIESLVLLLQKAKQEHGIKFFYWEQTPVRREGTITIEETKSFIEHVNMLAGKDAAKFALCFDVGHTTNPALNPFDQNPINWIEHLKEQISIIHLQQTDGYLDRHWPFTEEKNKIGKIKPESILDAIQRTGNDHVDLFLEIGHPFEENDKKVLDEIRHSTSFWRKACSQRGIHI; via the coding sequence TTGAAAATAAACTTTGGTATTTCTACAGGGTTTGCAATCAAGCGGTGGCCTGATCCGAAAGAATGGGTAAGCATCGTGAAAAATGAATTGGAATTGAACATGATTCAGTTTTCTTTTGATCAATTCGATCCGCGGGGGCGATCAGAAAGCGTAAAAAGATACTGTTTCCTTGTTCGTAATGAATGTGAAAAATATAGTATAAAAATCCATTCGACTTTTACCGGGCTGTCTATTTATTCCCATAACCTCCTGTATCACCCGTTACTTGAGGGAAGACTGGATGGAATGGATTGGTTTGAAAAAGCCTTTAAAATGACAAAAGAATTAGGAGTAACTGCGACTGGAGGTCCTTTTGGCGGAATGGATATCAAATCCTTTGAAGATATACAAAAACGTGATTCTGCTGAAAAAGCCGCCATCGAATCCCTGGTTTTACTATTGCAAAAGGCGAAACAAGAACATGGCATTAAATTCTTCTACTGGGAGCAAACGCCTGTTAGAAGAGAAGGAACCATTACAATAGAAGAAACAAAAAGCTTTATTGAACATGTCAATATGCTTGCAGGGAAAGATGCTGCTAAGTTCGCCTTATGTTTTGATGTCGGCCATACTACCAACCCTGCATTAAACCCTTTTGACCAGAATCCTATTAACTGGATTGAGCACTTAAAGGAACAGATCTCCATTATTCATCTGCAGCAAACAGATGGCTACCTGGATAGACATTGGCCATTTACGGAGGAAAAAAATAAAATAGGAAAAATCAAACCGGAAAGTATTCTGGACGCTATACAAAGGACTGGCAATGACCACGTGGATTTGTTTTTAGAGATCGGCCACCCTTTTGAAGAAAATGATAAAAAAGTGCTTGATGAAATCAGACATAGTACAAGTTTTTGGCGGAAGGCTTGCAGTCAAAGAGGGATTCATATATAG
- a CDS encoding PTS transporter subunit EIIC: MRKFAQLLSAMVYQNIAVIIAAGIIRELFGVYSWLYNDRILLLVNPIYSTLLPVLIGYTGGKILGGQRGGVVASISTYGLTLASSTPAILGAMIVGPLTGWLVGKVDQTVKKKMPVAGYELLIGNVFAAFIAVILTIISFLYVGQIFSAGVKWALSYLEIVIHAGWLPLTSILIEPAKVLFFNNFINYGVLGPIGIQQAKELGKSIFFLLEANPGPGLGVLLAYWLKTKAEQKKGAKLAIFIHFFGGIHEVYFPYVLLRPLLLIPLILGGMAGVYTFQQFNVGLVSMASPGSIFLFIGLGPKQDMLFIVIGFLISALVSFLGSMLILKKHTLSPTAAETRNNINNFYLFQKNESPKSDEIYTAVESEEELNVQANRSVFNKIKNIVFVCEAGLGSSAMGAAMLKKKLEKENLEIEVDNSSLREVPDSADLIICNKKLYTEVRKVAPGKACYPLQSFTDIKEYEELIDKLRGL, from the coding sequence ATGAGAAAATTTGCTCAGCTTTTAAGTGCAATGGTTTACCAAAATATAGCGGTTATTATTGCAGCGGGGATTATTCGTGAGTTATTTGGGGTTTATAGTTGGTTGTATAACGACCGGATTTTATTATTGGTCAATCCCATCTACTCAACCTTGCTGCCTGTATTAATAGGTTATACAGGGGGGAAAATACTAGGTGGACAACGGGGTGGCGTTGTTGCCTCTATTTCAACTTACGGGTTGACACTAGCTAGTTCGACACCAGCCATTCTTGGTGCAATGATTGTTGGGCCATTGACAGGCTGGTTAGTGGGTAAGGTAGATCAAACTGTAAAAAAGAAGATGCCTGTTGCAGGGTATGAGTTATTAATCGGGAATGTTTTTGCCGCTTTCATTGCCGTAATCCTTACAATTATTAGTTTTCTTTACGTTGGACAAATATTTTCCGCTGGGGTAAAGTGGGCACTCAGTTACTTGGAGATAGTCATTCATGCTGGGTGGCTTCCCTTAACATCTATTTTAATTGAGCCTGCAAAGGTATTGTTTTTTAATAACTTTATTAATTATGGCGTGCTGGGGCCAATTGGAATTCAGCAGGCCAAAGAATTGGGTAAATCTATTTTTTTCCTTTTGGAAGCCAATCCGGGACCGGGGTTGGGTGTATTGCTTGCATACTGGCTAAAAACGAAGGCTGAACAGAAAAAAGGGGCAAAACTAGCAATCTTCATCCATTTTTTTGGCGGAATCCATGAGGTGTATTTTCCATATGTACTGTTAAGGCCTTTACTGCTCATTCCATTAATTTTGGGAGGAATGGCAGGGGTTTATACATTTCAGCAATTTAATGTTGGCCTTGTCTCAATGGCGTCTCCCGGAAGTATTTTTTTATTTATTGGGCTCGGGCCCAAACAAGATATGTTATTTATTGTTATAGGATTCCTCATCTCAGCTCTGGTTTCTTTTCTCGGAAGTATGCTTATTTTGAAGAAACATACCTTATCACCAACAGCGGCTGAAACTAGAAATAACATAAACAATTTTTATCTCTTCCAAAAAAATGAGAGTCCCAAGTCAGATGAAATTTATACAGCAGTGGAAAGCGAAGAAGAATTAAATGTTCAAGCTAATCGTTCGGTTTTCAATAAAATAAAAAATATAGTATTTGTTTGTGAAGCAGGACTGGGTTCCAGTGCTATGGGGGCAGCTATGCTGAAAAAGAAGCTGGAAAAAGAGAATCTTGAGATTGAAGTGGATAACTCATCCCTAAGAGAAGTTCCAGACAGCGCAGATCTTATCATTTGCAATAAAAAGCTGTACACCGAAGTACGAAAAGTGGCACCTGGAAAAGCGTGTTATCCATTGCAATCATTTACAGATATAAAAGAATATGAGGAGCTAATTGATAAATTAAGGGGTTTATAA
- the hxlB gene encoding 6-phospho-3-hexuloisomerase, which yields MEFKQLQSKLINEAAVALGTINETDVDVFIKEILGARKIFIYGLGRERLMLQAFAMRLVHLGFDVHVVGDVTSPRIEEKDLFITSSGTGYLATVEALLKIVKKAEARVVYITANTESELSQYAELTIHIKAQTMKEDIEERTSLQPLGAVFEQAQLFLFELIIVRLKEQIKISEKEMEKFHTNLE from the coding sequence ATGGAATTTAAACAGCTGCAATCAAAACTGATCAATGAAGCTGCGGTTGCTCTTGGAACCATTAATGAAACTGATGTAGATGTTTTCATTAAGGAGATTCTAGGAGCAAGAAAGATATTTATTTACGGGTTGGGCAGGGAAAGACTAATGCTTCAGGCATTTGCCATGCGGTTGGTTCACCTGGGTTTTGATGTTCATGTTGTCGGAGATGTTACTTCTCCGAGGATTGAAGAAAAGGATTTGTTCATTACGAGTTCTGGAACAGGGTATTTAGCGACAGTTGAGGCGCTCCTTAAAATAGTAAAAAAGGCTGAGGCAAGGGTAGTTTATATAACGGCCAATACAGAATCGGAGTTATCCCAATATGCAGAACTGACCATCCACATAAAAGCTCAGACGATGAAAGAGGATATTGAAGAGCGAACATCCCTGCAGCCATTGGGAGCTGTTTTTGAACAGGCACAACTTTTCCTGTTTGAGCTCATTATCGTCCGATTGAAGGAACAAATAAAGATTAGTGAAAAAGAGATGGAAAAGTTCCATACAAATCTTGAATAG
- a CDS encoding zinc-dependent alcohol dehydrogenase family protein, which yields MKALVIEKPYTATIKEVPYPKPDANEVTIKVENVGICGTDVHIFKGEFLSPYPLIPGHEFSGTIHEVGENVKKFKEGDRVTADPSLFCGQCEFCLTNRGNQCENWGALGNTVDGSMAEYVKVPAKNVIKIPENMSFSEAAFIEPMACVVHGMNRLQLQVGDRVLLFGAGAMGQQLIQSVKMAGASEVVVVDISQDKLNMALKWGATKTVLSQNVEKELGSKEYPHGFDVVIDATGIPKVIEQAFEYMGPTAKYLQFGVTPEDATVTVNPFKLYNKDWTLIGSMAINHTFIPAFHWVKEGRVKLDHLISKELSLEEAIDYLKGPRDPDLLKVQIKL from the coding sequence ATGAAAGCTTTGGTAATTGAGAAGCCTTATACAGCCACAATTAAAGAAGTTCCTTATCCTAAGCCCGATGCGAATGAAGTTACGATAAAAGTCGAAAATGTTGGAATCTGCGGGACGGATGTACATATTTTTAAGGGAGAGTTCCTCTCGCCGTACCCATTAATTCCGGGTCATGAATTTTCGGGGACAATTCATGAAGTCGGAGAAAATGTAAAAAAGTTTAAAGAGGGAGACCGTGTTACTGCTGATCCATCCTTATTTTGCGGTCAATGTGAATTTTGTTTAACAAACAGAGGCAACCAATGTGAAAACTGGGGGGCACTAGGCAATACAGTGGATGGAAGCATGGCTGAATATGTAAAGGTGCCTGCAAAAAATGTAATTAAGATCCCTGAAAATATGTCTTTTTCAGAAGCTGCATTTATTGAGCCGATGGCTTGTGTAGTCCATGGAATGAATCGGCTTCAGCTTCAGGTAGGAGACCGTGTCCTATTGTTTGGAGCGGGTGCGATGGGCCAGCAGTTGATTCAGTCTGTAAAAATGGCAGGTGCTTCTGAAGTGGTGGTCGTCGATATATCCCAAGATAAATTGAATATGGCATTAAAATGGGGTGCAACAAAAACTGTCTTAAGCCAAAACGTTGAAAAAGAGCTGGGCAGTAAGGAATATCCGCATGGGTTCGATGTAGTCATTGATGCAACTGGCATTCCAAAGGTTATCGAGCAAGCATTCGAATATATGGGACCAACTGCAAAGTATCTCCAGTTCGGCGTAACACCAGAAGATGCAACGGTGACTGTTAATCCGTTCAAATTATACAATAAAGATTGGACTCTTATCGGTTCCATGGCGATAAACCACACCTTCATTCCTGCATTTCACTGGGTTAAAGAGGGACGGGTAAAGCTTGACCATCTTATTTCAAAAGAGCTTTCTTTGGAAGAAGCGATTGATTACTTAAAAGGACCAAGAGACCCCGATCTGTTGAAGGTACAAATAAAATTATAA
- a CDS encoding BglG family transcription antiterminator, with product MIQNPALNSRQKELLQTLLLAERPLSYKQLSEIFKLSTRTIQREISSLKPFLASHGLKIGKKIGAGLELKGSQEKIKALKDHLNQTKTKSAYSPEERQEGICYELLISKEPIKQFVFSRNYGVTETTVSHDLDKISPWLDSGGISLIRTPGVGVYLKASEHQRRMMLSRLLHKDVSFEEWLDLFHEKNEGETIQTQGKLNALIRNRLLKFVHSQNIQEIEKIVRRVLNSKPDIVLTDRNYVNLIVHLMLAVERIKEDGILSEVSGIYQFDSDVYEIAQNIVSELEKELLISIPDIEIEYISLHLAGARVSKWQEDISEDQEEFTWIELANSFIGAMEYNLKESFQGDNLLQEGLVAHFAPAFNRLKYGLQIHNPMLEKIKERYPEIFKACEKACSFLESKVGYTIPEDEIGYLTMHIGASLIRKKERLKKQYRAVVICASGLGTSTYLATRIRSEMENLSVEGIVSTNHLSQWLKENKEVDILISTVNLPFIKNKNIVIVSPFLQKEDISKIQYGLEKVQKQPEDGESSKHTAKQSPAITLAKYGEGMMKILQNLTIYQIVKSKVNGIPDILYESKSHTAISKLERLCDDLENREQKGGFVIGSLAMIHTRSEGVKDLLVCIFRIEEPVLWFNDNGEEQYVKTILLLAAPKDAPKEHIKMISEVSAMLIDESFIKLLECGTVTEVKHELEAILSKAYETNAIRLLEGAAK from the coding sequence ATGATACAAAATCCAGCATTGAACTCGAGGCAAAAAGAACTCCTTCAAACATTGCTGCTGGCTGAAAGGCCGTTATCATACAAGCAGCTTTCAGAAATATTTAAATTAAGCACGAGAACCATTCAGAGAGAAATCAGTTCACTCAAGCCCTTTCTGGCATCCCACGGCCTTAAAATAGGTAAAAAGATTGGTGCAGGATTGGAATTAAAAGGGTCCCAAGAGAAGATCAAAGCACTTAAGGATCACTTGAACCAAACTAAAACAAAATCGGCTTATTCTCCGGAAGAACGCCAGGAAGGCATATGTTACGAGCTTCTGATCTCTAAAGAACCAATCAAACAGTTTGTCTTCAGCAGGAATTACGGCGTGACAGAAACGACAGTTAGCCATGATTTGGATAAAATTTCACCCTGGTTGGATTCTGGAGGAATTTCTCTCATTAGAACCCCTGGAGTAGGTGTCTACTTAAAAGCCTCGGAGCACCAGCGTAGAATGATGCTGTCCCGTTTGCTCCATAAGGATGTATCTTTTGAGGAGTGGCTTGATCTTTTTCATGAAAAGAATGAAGGGGAAACCATTCAAACACAAGGAAAACTTAACGCATTAATCAGAAACCGCCTTCTAAAGTTTGTTCATTCACAAAATATACAAGAGATTGAAAAGATTGTTCGAAGGGTCTTAAATAGTAAACCAGATATTGTATTGACCGACAGAAATTACGTCAACTTGATCGTCCATTTAATGCTTGCAGTAGAAAGGATTAAAGAGGACGGAATTTTGTCAGAGGTTTCTGGTATCTATCAATTTGATTCTGATGTGTATGAAATAGCGCAGAATATAGTTTCAGAGCTGGAAAAAGAGCTTTTGATTAGCATTCCTGATATAGAAATAGAATACATTTCCCTGCACCTCGCAGGAGCCCGTGTATCAAAGTGGCAGGAGGACATTTCAGAAGACCAGGAAGAATTCACATGGATTGAATTAGCTAATAGTTTTATAGGTGCAATGGAATACAATTTGAAAGAGTCATTCCAAGGAGATAACCTTCTCCAAGAAGGGCTGGTAGCACACTTTGCACCTGCATTTAACCGATTAAAATACGGGCTTCAAATTCATAATCCTATGCTTGAAAAGATAAAAGAGAGATATCCTGAAATTTTTAAGGCTTGTGAAAAAGCTTGCAGTTTTCTGGAGAGTAAAGTTGGGTACACCATTCCAGAGGATGAGATTGGCTATTTGACAATGCACATCGGAGCTTCCCTAATTAGAAAAAAAGAACGCCTAAAAAAACAGTATCGCGCAGTTGTTATTTGTGCAAGTGGCCTTGGGACATCAACATATCTGGCAACGAGAATCCGCTCCGAGATGGAAAATCTGTCGGTAGAAGGGATTGTCTCAACAAACCATCTAAGCCAGTGGCTTAAAGAAAATAAGGAAGTTGACATCTTAATCTCTACTGTAAATCTGCCATTTATAAAAAATAAAAATATAGTGATTGTAAGTCCTTTTCTGCAAAAAGAGGATATATCAAAAATTCAGTATGGACTGGAAAAAGTCCAAAAACAACCTGAAGATGGGGAGTCCAGCAAACATACAGCAAAACAATCTCCTGCCATTACTCTTGCCAAGTATGGGGAGGGAATGATGAAGATCCTTCAAAACCTGACTATTTATCAGATAGTTAAGTCTAAGGTAAACGGAATCCCTGACATTCTATACGAAAGTAAAAGTCACACTGCAATCAGCAAGCTTGAAAGGTTATGCGATGATCTGGAAAACAGAGAACAGAAGGGAGGATTTGTGATTGGGAGCCTTGCCATGATCCATACCCGCTCTGAAGGAGTTAAAGATTTGCTTGTATGCATTTTCCGTATTGAAGAACCGGTATTATGGTTTAACGACAATGGAGAAGAGCAATATGTTAAAACGATTTTATTGCTGGCTGCTCCTAAAGATGCACCAAAAGAGCATATTAAAATGATCAGCGAAGTCAGTGCAATGCTTATCGACGAATCGTTTATCAAACTATTGGAATGTGGAACTGTGACGGAAGTTAAACATGAACTGGAGGCTATTTTATCGAAAGCCTATGAAACAAATGCCATTAGGCTCTTAGAAGGAGCTGCCAAGTAA
- a CDS encoding carbohydrate kinase family protein, translating into MKEGIAVAGTITVDEIKRISKYPNKSELTTIQNISRSIGGAVSNCSVSLAKIDHTIPIEIVTLIGDDEKGEFLKERLREYRNIDLNQVKMIGNTPFTDVIQDEFDHSRTFFTYRGNSSLFDENTINLKNLKSEILHIGYILLLESLDKEDSVFGTKMAKVLKEAQELGIKTSIDIVSENSSRYEQIVPPSLKYTNYCVINELEAGKSVGIDLRGSSGELIIQDIKKVLLKMKELGVKDWVVIHTPEGSFGFDGLNVYSIPSLLLDKKFIKGTVGAGDAYVSGVLYGALKGLDLPNSMKLGTAAAASSLFEEDSTSGIKCYEQLITMYEEFPKKDEIKL; encoded by the coding sequence TTGAAAGAGGGTATTGCAGTTGCAGGTACTATAACGGTGGATGAAATTAAAAGAATAAGTAAATATCCTAATAAATCTGAACTTACAACAATACAAAATATTAGTAGGTCAATTGGTGGAGCAGTCTCTAATTGTTCTGTTTCTTTGGCAAAAATTGATCACACCATACCAATTGAAATTGTTACCCTAATTGGTGACGATGAAAAAGGTGAATTTTTGAAAGAACGATTAAGAGAATATAGAAATATAGACTTGAATCAAGTGAAAATGATTGGAAATACCCCATTTACTGATGTGATTCAAGATGAGTTTGATCATAGCAGGACTTTTTTTACATACAGAGGAAACTCATCATTATTTGATGAGAATACTATCAATTTAAAGAATTTAAAATCCGAGATTTTACATATAGGGTATATTCTATTGTTGGAATCTTTGGATAAAGAAGATAGTGTATTTGGAACAAAGATGGCAAAAGTTTTGAAAGAAGCACAAGAGTTAGGAATCAAAACATCTATAGATATTGTTAGTGAGAATAGTAGCAGGTATGAACAAATTGTACCTCCGAGTTTAAAATATACAAACTATTGTGTAATAAATGAACTTGAAGCAGGTAAAAGTGTGGGAATAGATTTAAGAGGTTCGTCAGGAGAATTAATAATTCAGGATATCAAAAAAGTTTTATTAAAAATGAAAGAATTAGGGGTAAAAGATTGGGTGGTAATCCATACACCAGAAGGCAGCTTTGGATTTGATGGATTAAATGTATATAGTATACCTTCTTTATTACTCGATAAAAAATTTATTAAGGGAACAGTTGGGGCAGGGGATGCTTATGTTTCTGGTGTGTTATATGGAGCTTTAAAAGGTTTGGACCTTCCAAATTCAATGAAGTTAGGTACAGCAGCAGCGGCCTCTTCGTTATTTGAGGAGGACAGCACATCTGGTATTAAATGCTACGAACAATTGATAACTATGTATGAAGAA
- a CDS encoding NAD(P)-dependent alcohol dehydrogenase, whose product MEHIVGELPKTMKAAVMNRPFDIEIQELPVPVVGKDEVLIKVMAVGVCGSDIHYYEHGKIGRYVVEKPIILGHECSGIVAKIGEDVTRFKVGDRVAIEPGVTCGRCEQCKSGRYNLCQEVQFLATPPVDGAFAQYIKHREDFLFQIPDDLSFEEAALVEPFSVGIHAARRTNLQPGSAVAIMGMGPVGLTAVAAVKAFGAETVIVSDLEPKRLEAAKKLGATHLINILEQDVDEEIKRITKRRGVDVAFETAGNPIALQSALRSVRRGGKLAIVGLPPQDEIGVNVPLIADNEIDIYGIFRYANTYPQGIKFLASGNSDVKFLITDRYSLDQTKDAMEQARTNKKESLKVVVYPNGLL is encoded by the coding sequence ATGGAACACATTGTTGGAGAACTTCCAAAAACAATGAAGGCAGCAGTCATGAACCGACCTTTTGACATTGAAATACAAGAGTTGCCTGTTCCTGTAGTTGGAAAAGATGAGGTACTTATAAAAGTAATGGCAGTAGGAGTATGCGGTTCAGACATCCATTACTATGAACATGGAAAAATCGGCCGTTACGTGGTTGAAAAGCCTATCATACTGGGACATGAGTGCTCGGGTATCGTTGCTAAAATTGGTGAAGATGTTACTCGTTTTAAAGTAGGTGACCGGGTGGCGATTGAACCTGGAGTAACGTGCGGTCGCTGTGAACAGTGTAAAAGCGGAAGGTATAACCTCTGCCAGGAAGTTCAGTTCTTGGCTACACCTCCTGTTGATGGTGCGTTTGCCCAGTATATCAAACATCGGGAAGACTTCCTTTTTCAAATCCCGGATGATTTATCCTTTGAGGAGGCTGCCCTTGTGGAGCCGTTTTCTGTCGGAATTCATGCAGCAAGAAGAACCAATCTGCAACCGGGATCCGCAGTAGCCATTATGGGAATGGGACCCGTGGGACTTACTGCTGTAGCAGCGGTAAAAGCATTTGGTGCTGAAACAGTTATTGTTTCAGACCTCGAGCCAAAGCGTTTGGAGGCTGCAAAGAAACTGGGTGCAACTCATTTAATTAACATTCTGGAACAAGATGTTGATGAAGAGATCAAAAGAATAACAAAGAGGCGTGGAGTTGATGTTGCTTTTGAAACGGCAGGAAATCCTATAGCGCTTCAATCCGCTCTTCGTTCTGTCCGAAGGGGAGGAAAGCTTGCCATTGTAGGTCTCCCTCCACAGGATGAAATCGGAGTGAATGTACCTCTCATTGCTGATAATGAAATTGACATATATGGAATATTCCGTTACGCCAACACATACCCGCAAGGAATTAAGTTTCTTGCTTCCGGCAACTCTGATGTCAAGTTTCTCATAACGGACCGGTATTCGCTGGACCAAACTAAAGATGCAATGGAACAGGCCCGGACGAACAAGAAAGAAAGCTTAAAGGTTGTTGTATATCCGAATGGCTTGCTCTAA
- the xylB gene encoding xylulokinase, whose translation MSEEFLLGIDIGTQGAKAIVINQNGEIRASGSHPYDFSVPKTGWAEQHPHQWWDGVKNALKQISQRGIELENIKGIGISGQMHSLVLLDENKKELGSSILWNDVRTHIECKEITDQIGETKLLNITQNAVLPGFTAPKLLWIKKHEPERYSRIKHMMQPKDYIVFKLSGELSTDVSDASGTSLFDVKNRCWSNEIIEALKIPHDWLPQVHESQTIVGQVSVQAAAETGLPFGIPITAGAGDNAAAALGNGIYEEGKGIISIGTSGTVFAPLKQVPERTGEGKIKTLHLFCHCLPGTWHAMGVTLSAGMSLKWFKETFSINSYDELLSGVEMVPSGSEGLVFLPYLNGERTPHNNSTAQGVFFGMGYQHTRAHFTRALLEGVSFSLKDCLELIEKMNIRIDDWYVTGGASKSGIWRSILADVLQKPLRAFEEREGPAFGAALLAGLGTGVWKSPDEFPSCFDQGIRSEYNARNSKIYKDTHEIYSELYNRLVPLYSKTSNREKMI comes from the coding sequence ATGAGTGAGGAATTTTTGCTTGGAATCGACATAGGAACTCAAGGGGCAAAGGCGATTGTCATCAACCAGAACGGTGAAATACGAGCTTCTGGTAGTCATCCTTATGATTTCTCTGTGCCAAAGACCGGATGGGCAGAACAGCACCCTCATCAATGGTGGGATGGGGTGAAAAATGCTTTGAAGCAAATATCCCAGAGGGGGATTGAGTTAGAAAATATTAAAGGAATTGGAATCTCGGGCCAAATGCACAGCCTTGTTCTGTTAGATGAAAACAAGAAAGAATTGGGTTCTTCAATATTATGGAATGATGTAAGAACTCACATCGAATGCAAGGAAATCACTGACCAAATAGGTGAGACAAAGCTGCTTAATATAACACAGAATGCCGTTCTTCCGGGGTTTACAGCTCCAAAATTATTATGGATCAAAAAGCATGAACCCGAGAGATACAGCCGGATTAAGCACATGATGCAGCCCAAAGATTATATTGTCTTCAAACTTAGCGGTGAGCTATCGACTGATGTTTCGGATGCAAGTGGCACATCCTTATTTGATGTAAAGAACCGTTGCTGGTCAAATGAAATTATAGAAGCTCTAAAAATTCCCCATGATTGGCTCCCGCAGGTACATGAAAGCCAGACAATCGTTGGCCAAGTGTCTGTACAGGCGGCGGCTGAGACTGGCTTACCCTTTGGAATTCCAATTACAGCAGGGGCAGGTGATAATGCGGCTGCAGCCCTAGGAAATGGTATTTATGAAGAGGGAAAAGGAATTATTAGCATAGGGACTTCCGGAACTGTATTTGCCCCGCTCAAACAAGTGCCAGAAAGAACTGGAGAGGGCAAAATAAAAACCTTACATTTATTTTGCCATTGCCTACCTGGTACATGGCATGCGATGGGGGTTACTCTCTCTGCGGGTATGTCACTGAAATGGTTTAAAGAGACCTTTTCGATTAACTCTTATGATGAACTATTATCGGGTGTTGAAATGGTGCCTTCTGGTTCCGAAGGACTTGTATTTCTTCCTTATTTAAATGGAGAACGGACACCTCATAATAATTCAACCGCCCAGGGGGTATTTTTCGGGATGGGATATCAGCATACAAGAGCTCATTTTACACGGGCGTTGCTTGAAGGAGTCTCTTTCAGCCTTAAAGATTGTTTGGAATTAATTGAAAAGATGAATATTCGAATTGATGATTGGTATGTGACGGGAGGTGCAAGCAAGAGCGGGATATGGCGCAGTATCTTGGCTGATGTTTTACAAAAGCCATTGCGTGCTTTTGAAGAAAGAGAGGGTCCAGCTTTTGGTGCAGCTTTATTAGCCGGTTTAGGAACAGGTGTCTGGAAAAGCCCAGATGAATTTCCGAGCTGCTTTGATCAAGGGATACGGTCAGAATACAATGCTAGAAACAGCAAGATTTATAAAGACACACATGAAATATACAGCGAGTTATACAACCGATTGGTCCCATTGTATTCCAAAACTTCTAATAGAGAAAAGATGATATAA